In Rhizoctonia solani chromosome 6, complete sequence, the sequence GTCAGCGCTACTCCTACTTGTCCTCAAGCTTGTATTTGCTTATGCCCACTTTGTTGGTGTACAACCCCGTACTCTTGTCAAAGTGCTTGCCTTTGTACAGCAACAATAATTCGCCCTTGCATTCCTCACCTCACTTGGAACCCACAACCGTTGATCCATCGTACCTTCTTTTGGGCCACAATTCCGTTTATCCCTACTCGATGACCCCTGCATCTGCGGCAATGATGTCCCAACTACCTTTGACTATTGTACCCTCCTCAAATCTGCTTCCCCAACCACTCACACCTGTTTGTTACAAGACAAAGCCTgtgccaaagaggaggaagaagtatGCTTGCCGGACTTGCTGCATGGCCTTTTTGTGCAATGCGCATCTGGTGAGACATGTTTGGTACGTCTGATTTGAGCTATTTTCTTTGATGCTTACATTTGTTGTTACAGCATGCATACTGGCAAAAAAAACCACAAGTGTCCATTCCCAGGATGCAAAGTCCGGTGTTCAAGGGCGGATAACTTGCAGCAACAGTAAGTCTTTTGCTTCTTGGCTACAATCTGTGGCCTGAGTTTACTAACGCGCCTTTTTCTCAGTTTTTGCTCTCATTTCATGTCAAGGTCTTGGCGGCAAACAATCAAATTGACCGTGATGTATGACAGGATTGCCAACTTGATGAGGAACACGGTTCATGACGGCCATGGACAATGGGATCCCTGGCTTCCCAGTGTCTGCCTCCTCCCCGTGCTCCAATCCTATGGTTGCAAGGTGCCGTTGCCAGTAACCCTCTGACCCTTGGCTGTTTTCTTTGCCCGTTTGGTGGCTTTGACAGGCTCTGACCACAATATGCCGTTGGAATTAATATTCCTCGCTGCGGCTTGTATGTACGCGCGTATGGTTGTTTGTAATAAACTACATTGTAACATGCACAACACGCTGTGATAAGTGACGCGTATGAAGCTAAGCGTATCCTCATAAGCTTACACAACCTATTATAtttgccccccccccaagAATCCGGAGTGTATATAGCAACTGATGCGTTCAAACAACCCTCTTAATGACCCTCCAAAGTGATTGCGGTCGTTTTGATTGTGCTCCGGAGCACTCCGGATCCCAAGTCTTGTGCTTGCCAACTAAAGCAAGTCTTGGAgtgctcccgagatttttgGGTCCCCGTAGAGTACCCAGACCATCAACTATTGGTTTGGCATCATGCGTTGGGTTCTTAATAGCTAAGAGCCTCATTGTGAACACAGAAGACCTCTGAAGAAATCCTGTTACTTCTGACAAGGGatatgttaagagttgtgtaagtacaggagtaag encodes:
- a CDS encoding Zinc finger protein, which codes for MSDTKALPNAALLSHSNDKHNLPPLSTAPLSHSGSKHPTGYSDLPPSYSPSHLRESNSPPKLSQRYSYLSSSLYLLMPTLLVYNPVLLSKCLPLYSNNNSPLHSSPHLEPTTVDPSYLLLGHNSVYPYSMTPASAAMMSQLPLTIVPSSNLLPQPLTPVCYKTKPVPKRRKKIANLMRNTVHDGHGQWDPWLPSVCLLPVLQSYGCKVPLPVTL